TAGTACCAACACGAATCAGGATACAAACAGTGCACaacaaaacagcaacaacctGAATGAGAACAGAGCCTTCCTGGGCACGAAAGAGGCTATCGGAAATGCAGGGTGCACGAGTGGCGTACAGAACACTTCTACTTCGACAACTGCGGCACAAGCACATCCCGGCGAAGAAGTAGGAAGCGCGGTGCAGCAATGGATATCGACTGGTGCCAACCAGACCACACTTGGCAACACCAACCTGGCCTTCTTGACTGGTTTGCAGCAATCGGATCCATCCATACTACTTGCTATGCAGAATTTAGCCTACTACCAACTCCTCATGCAATCTCAAGGGCAGAATCAACAGCTTTATTTTCAGAACGGGATTCCGAACCCAAAACTTGGAATGCCGGCTACGAAACATCAAGCCGCTATGGAAGTACTTGGGGgcattcattgtcaatcgAATCCAAACCTTATTGATATTCAAGGTGAGTAATGCTACCTACACGCATGGGAAGACTTTAAATGCTTTCGCCACATGATCCTTTATAGCATCATATCATCGTCAAACCAAAATCCGCCATGCTAGCACAGGATGTCAACTGCAAAAACGCATGTGCCATTTCGAATATGAAACGGTACACAGTCGCGTGACGTGGCTCTGAAAATCGATTTTGATTGGCCCTTTCACGCTTTGTCATACAATTTTTGATAACAAATGTTCCCCTTTTCTGCATGTTTTCCTGTTAGATTCCAAGGCCCCTGACATCAAAAAGCAAGTCCTGCCGAAagcactaactgtaaatggtCCACACATCACAGACTACTTATCGAATATCTCCTATGCAGGTTCCGAAACGTCTGCTACAATGTTTCCACCAACTTCCTCCAATGTTTCCAAAGCAGGCGACGCGTTGCCATTGCAACCCCAAGTACTCGCGCCGCAGGCGTCAGATGCCAGTTTTCATACAAAGGAGTCGTCACTGCCTGTGTATGCGTCATCCCAAAAAGAGAAGAAGCAACAAAAGCGCGCAGCAAATCGTCGTTCAGCTCAGTTGAGTCGTAAGCGCAAGAAACAGTTCGTGGAAGAACTGAAGGAAGAGAACGACGATTTGAGGAGGAAGGAACAGATTCTCAAATCTATTCCAGATCTAATTGTCGTATTCGATTCATCAGGGAAGCTACTGTTTGTTTCGCAATCTGCGTCACAGTTTCTATCCTTCTCAAGTGGGGAGCTCCTAGGCACCTCCTTTTGGGACCGCATCTGCGACGATAGCATGCGATTGCTCAAGGCTGCCTTCATGGATTCGCTCGCGGCCCGTCAGCTGGACTCAGAGACTGCTCCGTTGGGCTCTGGTGTGTGGGAAGTGCGACTCGTTGACAAAGATGGGAGCGATAGTATTGTTACGCTGAATGGTGTCGTGCACTTTGCTGGTGACCGCCCGGAATGTGTTTGTAGCATGCGCCCCCGTGAAAAACAATCATCAGAGAAAAATGGCAAAGCGAACAGCAATTGTAATGCTGATCTGGCAAacgattcttttccaagcAAGAACTCGCCTCA
This portion of the Phaeodactylum tricornutum CCAP 1055/1 chromosome 19, whole genome shotgun sequence genome encodes:
- a CDS encoding predicted protein, with translation MRNQGLEALAAIATASSSSGHTFSTNTNQDTNSAQQNSNNLNENRAFLGTKEAIGNAGCTSGVQNTSTSTTAAQAHPGEEVGSAVQQWISTGANQTTLGNTNLAFLTGLQQSDPSILLAMQNLAYYQLLMQSQGQNQQLYFQNGIPNPKLGMPATKHQAAMEVLGGIHCQSNPNLIDIQDSKAPDIKKQVLPKALTVNGPHITDYLSNISYAGSETSATMFPPTSSNVSKAGDALPLQPQVLAPQASDASFHTKESSLPVYASSQKEKKQQKRAANRRSAQLSRKRKKQFVEELKEENDDLRRKEQILKSIPDLIVVFDSSGKLLFVSQSASQFLSFSSGELLGTSFWDRICDDSMRLLKAAFMDSLAARQLDSETAPLGSGVWEVRLVDKDGSDSIVTLNGVVHFAGDRPECVCSMRPREKQSSEKNGKANSNCNADLANDSFPSKNSPHQSLLRVKPQQSVVSNDSSHGTRRKVKLAAYSNVGKGREAVRISDSCNSLSGSSESGSSDGLNGTA